DNA from Ziziphus jujuba cultivar Dongzao chromosome 2, ASM3175591v1:
atgatctCTTAGATTTTTTGTTATAATACCATATTGAAATaccattgatctaaaaaattTAAGCTAATGAAAGATAGAcgttcatttcatttatatttgaattttaactaattgttgtagttattaaaaattaaaaaaaaaaatttaatttttgtggtTTATACAATAGGAAAAATTTtacacaatattttttaaaacatttacaataattttcttcaatattttgaatttataatttttaaattataaataataaataatttattaattgcatCAACTttgtttaacaaattttatataattatataggataatttacaaaaattttcttttagtttattttatttttttatatgcattatgtttttgaaaaaagttGCACATATTCGTTTTCTAATTTCAACTTTCTTTCATATACCCCAGTTTTCTCtgttaacttttaaaatttaatggtagaaaaactttaattttttttataatgataaaaatatcctaatgtaaaatgtaaatgtaaaaaattaatgagatttgtataattaaattcaatgaGGTTTGTATAATTTACTTTTAATCGAACATATATAGATAACTAATATTTAAAGCTAAacaaatttgaatatatatatattttgtcaaaaGGTggcattttataaattattttcattttggacaaataaatttatttaaaaataactttttaggagacagatttattattattaatattattgctttgctttttacattttacattgaagatatttttgtcatttaaaaaattagtgtGTTAACCATCATACATCaaagtttgaaaaagaaaatagatgcATGTGAAAGAAATTTGGAATTACAAGTGaaatatttgcaatttttttaagaatgaaGTATGTATATGAAAAACTTGAGGTCAAAGGATAAATTCATGAAAATTTACCTaatcatatatgtatgtatatatatatatatattgtgattgacatttaaaaaaaaaaataacaattcaatatgaaatttcttattaaaaagactatatatttgttttggtcATAAAGATTCATTAAATTGTGTAagtgaaaaatgttttttttttttttttttttttgtgtgactGTGTAAGTGACAGATTTAAGTCCATCTAAGGATGGTTGTTAAATGAAGGATGCGAATTGTGACTTGGCACATTATCCAACTCCTTCCACCATTACTTtacccaacccaaaaaaaaaaaaaaaaaaaaaaaaaaatccttccaCCGTTACTTTTTTCTATttccatttttctcttttcgGTAAAAGTAGTattcaaaaaatgataaataggGTGAATATATCGGTTGATAAGGGTTTGGATTTTCACTAAGAGGGTAAAAGTTCAAGTTTCACCATCGTATGCACAAAAATTGATTATGTCGATGGATAATTGATTTATTACCaaaggaaggggaaaaaaaataaaataaaataaaagcctaCATGTTGATCATTTTGGACCTTGTATGAGTTGTGTCTGAGCTAAATCCATCACCTATCCTATAGAATACAAACGTTAAAAAAGCATCGGTGCTCAATACTTGCCTTGAGTACTTTATAGTACCCCTccccaatttatttagaaaaaagaaaaaaaaaaacttatagtaCAATATcaattagtaataataaatataatattaaataaaaactttcgcttcttagaaaaattaattttttatatctacaattaacaaataataaaaaaaatttaaaaccaataataaaccaggaaaaaagaaaaaaaataaccaaaaatttaaaccagaatattcataatttttccCAGGCAAAAGAGATTtaacatcaaaattttcataataaaaattataaaggatATCCGTACCACTAAAACATAGAGTAGGATTCATCGTCAAAGCATCTCCAATTATAGTTACCATTTTGATactacaatttttaaaatttgatattgatataaattttgatttttttaatgataattgataaatgctaatatcaatattaaattctaatatttttataatatagtagcaaatattaaaaagtaaaataaaatactaatatagtaatttaaattttcttaaataataatatagtaatttaaattttcttaaatagTAATAATCCCATTTTTGAATTACTTatcacaaattaaaattaaaataaaatatgtaattaattcaATAATCCACAAACTTTATGATAGTAACATCTGATGCTAAATTTGGGCATATAATTTTACATCAAATTTGCCATTGACAAAATTTACAATTTCTCTTTGGAAGATCCAAATGaaggattattattatattttagaaatggCATACTCGAATGATATATGCCAATGTAGATGCATCCATGCTAATAAGAAATATTCATTGCAAGTTTGAAactaactaaaaaataaaataaataaaaaaaggagagaaaaaagaataaaataaggaaaagtTTCCTGGGCCGTTCAATTCAATCCACGAAAAATGATAAGCATTTTTATAAGGCTTAAGAAAGAAGACAAATTTATTGATTGATATTTTTGGTTCATCACTAGTTCCGATTTACATGTAAGTCCTTGCTAGAAAAGGCTATCAAGTAGATAGAAAATGTGGTTcgttttttatattcaatttgtTGTAGTACTGTAAAAGTACAAGACATAAAAGCGacaaacttttattaaattttatatgtatatgaaaaaaactgaaataaaaattcataccaATAGTTTTGTAATCCACTTGGTAAGAcacaaaaaatacatatgaatAGTCTTGGACCCCAAGGCAAGCAAATAAATGTGCAAACCTAGCAGCCAAGGCAGCTTTGAAGGATAACCTTTCTATTTTTTGCTCTAATGCTAGTCTATGTAATTGCCCAACTTCTATTTTAGCTCAAATCCCCTTAGAGGAGAATGATATTTGTTTTTTAGGGTAAATAGGTTTTTTTAACTGGCTCTCCTCTTCCCTTTTTGTGCTTAATGCagttatatttaccaaaaaaaaaaaaaaaaaaaaaagaatgacaaaaaaaatgaatggatCAGGACCAAAGATCAAAACTTTCAGTAGCAGTATTGGCAAACAGCAGTGAGATCTCAAGTTGCAACCTTCCAGTTGTTTTCCACCACTTTTCCCATTCGGGTTGCTTCAAATTCATCTCAAACATCCTTCAGACCCTCAAATTTCCCTCTCCAATTTCCATCTCAATCCAACCCCATAAAACTAAATCTCCTCAGATTTTACAGAGCAAGAACATGGGCAACCCTCGATGAAAAAAACTCAAGTGTCACAACtgatgaaaataataaacagaGAGACACTTTGAACAAAACTAAACTTTATTGAAAGACTTGTTTTTTTTACACTCACACTTGTGATAAGCCCAAATCAGTTACAACAGTTGCCGTTACTCAGGATAATTTGATTTCCATGTTCTATCAGGCCCCCTCAAGCTGATGAGTGGATTAGATGGCACTCCCAACTTGAAACGAAAAGCAGCAAATGATTGTTTGGATAAGGCTTTAGTAAAAACATCTGCTACCTGTTGAGAAGATGGTAAATACCTTGTAAGCATTGTGTCATCAAAAAACTTTTCTCTTACAAAATGATAATCCAGCTGAATGTGCTTAGTCCGTTGATGAAAGACTAGATTAATTGTCATATGTAATGCACTCATGTTATCACATAAAGGCTGAACTAGTTTTATGTAACTAAAGACAATGTCTTGAAGAACATAAGACAACCAAAGCAATTCAGCAGTGGCTGCAGCCATAGCTCGGTATTCTGCTTTAGCACTTGAACGTGAGGCAATGACTTGTTTCTTGGAGGACCATGACACACAATTAGCTCCTAGATAAACACAGTAACCTAATGTACTTCTCCTTCTAATGGGACAGCCAGCCCAATCAGCATCTGAATAAGCAAACAAAGTAGAGGAGGTTTGTGCCAATAACCGAATCCCATAGTTCAAGGTTCCACACAAGTAGCGTAGAATGCAGTTAACTGCTTGAAGATTTGCCTTCGTAGGGATCTGAAAGTGTTGGCAAACCTTATTTACTGCATATTGAATATTTGGACGAGTAAAAGTTAGGTACTGTAAGGCACCAACAATGCTGCGATACTCTGTTGCATCCATGGGTTCAGTTGCATCTTGTAGAGTTAGTGGTTTGATAGATATGGGAGTAGACATAGGTGTTGCTCCAAGCATGTTTGCACGCTTAAGGAGGTCCTGTGTGTATTTGGACTGAGACAAGAAGAGTCCCCCACTGAAATGCTTGACTTCAATGCCAAGAAAGTAATGAACAACTCTAAGGTCTTTGAGAGCAAAATGTGTACCCAAATAATGAATAATCTGGCTTAAGAAAGCTGTGCTTGATCCTATTATAATGACATCATCtacataaattaaaagaagTACAATATATTTACCATTGTTGTGAATAAATAAAGAAGGATCAGCTCTGCTGCAAAGAAAACCAAACTGAACGAGACATTGAGAGAGCTTGCCAAACCAAGCTCTTGGTGCCTGTTTCCATAAAGTGACTTCTTTAGAAGACAAACATGAGAAGGTTTGAGGGGATCATGAAAACCTAGAGGTTGTTTCATAAACACGGTTTCTCTTAAGTCACCATGAAGGAAAGCGTTTTAACATCTAGCTATTTGATATCCCACTTTGACATTAGAGCAACCGAAAGAATGAGCTTTATAGTTGCTGGTTTTACCACTAGACTAAAGGTGTCTTTATAATCTCATCCTTCAACTTGTGTGAATCCTTTTGCAACTAGCCTGGCTTTGTATCTGTCCAAAGAGCCATCTTCTTTAAATTTTGTACGATAGACCCACTTGGATCCAACTACATTTGCATCAACGGGACAAGGAACCAACACCCATGTATGATTGTTATGCAATGCTTGAATTTCCTCCTTCATAGCAGCAACCCATTCTATTGATTTGAGAACCATTTTGAGAGTTTTTGGTTTGGGTATTGGATGACACCTATTAGTTAAAAGATTGGTATGAGAAGCAAGGGACATATTTAATTCACTTTGTCTCTTTGGATGCTTACCTAACTGGTGCCGAGTTAACATTGGATGACTATGTGGAGGTGGTGGGACGGATTGAAGGTTATTATGAATAGGCAAGTCAACAAATAATTGAGAAAAAATGTCGGGTTGAGTGTTTAAATCTATTGGAAAGGTTTGACTATCAAAGGGAGGATCACTAGTGAGTTGGGACACACGGTCATTTGTAGTTGAAGACTTGGGCATTGAATTTGAGTGGGAAGTAGTAGTGGTTGTCATATGACAGTGAGAATTTGTGGTAATTGACTCTTGCTGAAATTCAATGGGTATCACATGGGGAGCTAGAGACTCTACACGTGGTGTACTAACATTTAAAGGCTCATTTGATGACTCGCAATAGCTAGCATGAGGTGGTGGCATTGTGTGATGCTGAATAGGTGTCAGCATTGTATGAGCATTGATATTTAAAGGCTCATATGATGACTCACAGCAGCTAGCATGAGGTGGCAGCATTGCATGAGGCTGAATAGGTGTCGGCATTGTATGAGCATTGATATTTTTCAGTGTGGGTGCTTGAATCCACTCATCCGTCTCTGGAAATTCAGTTAGAAGTAGTGGGTCCTGCATAATAGTCTCAGAAGAGGATTTGTTAGATACAAAAGGAGAAACATTTTCATCAAAGACCATATGTCtagatatatatactttatgGGAGACAGGATCAAGACATCTATAACTTTTGTGCAAAGTGCTGTAACCAATAAATACAAAGGGATATGTCTTCATGGTAAATTTATGTTCATCTTGCTTTCTTAAGTGAGGATAACATCTACAACCTAACACCTGAAGGCCACTATATTGTGGCTCATGTCTAAACAATCTATAATAGGGAGTTTCCATTTTCAACACACTTGATGGCAGCCgatttataagataaattacTCTGAGAAAAGCTTCAGTCCAGTATTTTAGTGGTAGATTAGAATGAAACATCATAGTCAATCTAGTCTCAACAATATGGCAGTGTTTCCTCTCAGCAATGCCATTTTGTTGAGGGGTGCCTGGACATAAAAACTGCTATTGTATTCCACATGAAGCTAAATGAGCTGTAAAACTTGTTGA
Protein-coding regions in this window:
- the LOC132800734 gene encoding uncharacterized mitochondrial protein AtMg00810-like yields the protein MKQPLGFHDPLKPSHVCLLKKSLYGNRHQELDDVIIIGSSTAFLSQIIHYLGTHFALKDLRVVHYFLGIEVKHFSGGLFLSQSKYTQDLLKRANMLGATPMSTPISIKPLTLQDATEPMDATEYRSIVGALQYLTFTRPNIQYAVNKVCQHFQIPTKANLQAVNCILRYLCGTLNYGIRLLAQTSSTLFAYSDADWAGCPIRRRSTLGYCVYLGANCVSWSSKKQVIASRSSAKAEYRAMAAATAELLWLSYVLQDIVFSYIKLVQPLCDNMSALHMTINLVFHQRTKHIQLDYHFVREKFFDDTMLTRYLPSSQQVADVFTKALSKQSFAAFRFKLGVPSNPLISLRGPDRTWKSNYPE